The Phaseolus vulgaris cultivar G19833 chromosome 10, P. vulgaris v2.0, whole genome shotgun sequence DNA window AGGTTACTGGAGTTGGCAAAAGTTCATACAGATGATAATTATGCTGATATGATGACTAAGACGCTACTGAGAAGCAAGTTTGAAACTTGTTGTGAGATTGTTAGTTTGTCAATCATCTCCATATAGTTGTCAGGGGGAGATTTGTTGGGTTGGACTCACTTCCTATGTGGAGGCCCAATCCAATATTAACCTTTAGGGTTTTTTTTCGAACAAAGGGACAACAATCAGCAAAAAAGACAAAGAGAGAAAAGAGTAAAGAGAGAAAGTTTCACTTAACAACTTCCGACCCCCACCGATGCTTTGTTAACCGTTGGATCAGGCTGAAATTTTGCCAGCAGGTTAATACTTTGTGTTACTTCAATCTGACCGTTTGGATCTTGCGAAGTTGTTTGAGTAGAGAGAAATGCATCTCACACTGCAGCAGCGTTCTCAGCATTTCTATTGAGGACAAAACTTTTCGGATTTCTATTGTTGTTTCTTCCACCGTTGGATCGGGCTGAAAATTTGTCAGTAGGTTCATACTTTGTGGTGCTTCAATTGGACCGTTCGGATTGTTCAAACATCACCGGAGTGATATATAGGCCGCATATAGTAGCTTCAGTTTTGTGAATTTTTCAGGTTTTTGTTCCCTGTTTCATCTTTGTTGTATTGCTATTTGGCTGGTTATTTAGCacaatttgtgttgtgattTGAGACTCTCTTGTAACCATAACTTTGATCATAGTGAAGCTTGATTAACTGACTTGTGCCCGTGGTTTTTACTTCTCACATTAAGAAGGTTTTCCACGTTAAAATTTTCGTGTCTTCTTGAAGTGTGTTTTGTGTTACTACCATTATTTGCTATTGCTCCTCACAGATTCTTGCAAGTTGGGGAAATTATTATTCGCTGCTTATTGCTCTTGttgagttattattatttttattgtgttgaatttcccaccataaatttatatttaaaaaataaaaactgattCTTCAATGTGAAATTAGcaataaatgtatttttaacagaaatataaaaaccaaaaacataatttttttctaagttaaatttattttacaacAACAATACATTAGCTTTGACTATGCTTTCATACTTCTCACTGAAAAAAGGAGAAGTATTAGCGCGTgactattaattttattaacttGACGCGCATTTCTTagtcttatttttataaatagttaataatgttaaaaaacttaaaaaaaagtcattttttCGGTGCCCAAGATGCCAGACATTAAAGTGTTGATGCCGACACCTGAGGGAGTAACGCTTGTGCAAGAAAAGAAATATGCGACAATCTTGCAATTCAATGTCCTTTCTTCAGTGTGCAAGATGCCAGACAACAAAGCGTTGACGCCGACACCTGAGGGAGTAACGCTTACGCAAGAGAAGAAAAATGGAAGAATCTTGTAACACAATGTCCTTTCTTCAGCACGCAAGATGTTAGACAACAAAGTGTTGATGTTGGCACCTGAGGGAGTAACGCTTGCGCAAGAGAAGAATAATGGGAGAATCTTGCAACATAATGTCCTTTCTTCAGCGCGCAAGATGCCAGACAACAAAGTGTTGACGCCGACACCTGAGGGAGTAATGCTTGCGCAAGAGAAGAAAAATAGGAGAATCTTGCAACACAATGTCCTTTCTTCAGCGTGCAAGATGCCAGATAACAAAGTGTTGACGCCGGCACCTGAGGGAGTAATGCTTgcacaagaaaagaaaaatgggaCAATCTTGTAATACAATGTCCTTTCTTCAGCACGCAAGATGCTAGACAACAAAGTGTTGACACCGACACCTGAGGGAGTAATGCTTGCGCAAGAGAAGAAAAATGAGAGAATCTTGCAACACAATGTACTTTCTTCAGCGTGCAAGATGCCAGACAACAAAGTGTTGACGTTGACACCTGAGGGAGTAATGCTTGCGCAAGAAAAGGAAAATGGGACAATCTTGCAACACAATGTCCTTTCTTCAGTGCGCAAGATGCCAGAGAGAAAAACGTTGACATCGACATGAGGAAGTAACGCTTGCGCAAGAGAAGAAACAATGAACAATCTTGTAATTCAACGTCCTTTTTTCATGGGGCAAGATGCCAGACAAGCACAACAAAGCGGAGGAATCAAGTTCTAATTTTAGTTATTATGGTGGCGATCacctaatttttatttgaagtcTGATGAATATAGCGAACCCCCCGAACAAGTTATCGAAGGGAAAAATGTTGAAGATTATGAGCATAATAGAGAGCCACTTTGACTGGAAGATGACGACGATCCAAATTTTCGCGGCTGCCGACCTAAAAGCGGGCGACGCCGCCGACCTAGAAGCAGACGATCCCGCCGATGACCCGCAGAGTTTTATCTTTCTCCACACAAACAtttctttttagtattttttcagatttttattgCAAATTTTAGTTTGTCATGAAGTCAAAAATTCTTGTTTCTTTCTTTATGCTTTTTTTACTGAATTCAAACAGTCATGTTTACTATccattttttatgataataatataaacattttttacttttattataatattaaatatatatacaaatgAAAAACAAACACAAGTTAGAGATTTAGTGAGGATTTCATGTGATTTATATACTTAACTTTAGGATGAGGAATATTATACAAGTCAAGAGGTTAAGAATATCAATAACAAATTGAAATATGTAATAACTATttatatatcttattttttaactgataaattttttaattagttttataaaagtaattttaatataactttttatttatttaaaaacatttaatttatatCAAGTTTTTGGAGAaaacattatttaatattatactcTTAAGTGCACTAAATCAAAGTCcattttttgttatataaaaatataaaaatatcttattattgtattaattaaaaatatttaatgaaattcGTTAGATATTCATTTATTAGGATAATTAAACAATTCGATATCAAATATCAACGAAACAAGATaagaattagaagaaaaaaaatattttaaaaaattactctAGAATTTTCCTCACACAATCCAAACTTTCCACAAACAACTTTATATAAAGTTAGTCTTACCCAGTCATATAACTTCTTCCCTAAGTTCCTCTATCCTTCATTCAAACCATACAATATAAtacatgtaattttttaatgtttttttatgagtAACTTTTCACATTGTCCTTACCAATAATAAATAGAGCAATTTGTGTTTTATCTTCTaatatagagaaataaaaaaaatattaacattccTTAAGTCATTCACAccaaaacatatttaataatgctttattttgttaattttataaaagtatttttaaagttctttcttgaaatatacatttattatattgaaaaagagaaattatgttattatttaatgattaaaaGTAGAATTTCATTGGCatgtattaattatataaagttTTGATATTACTATTTAATCAATTCATATATAATAAGTTTATTTGTTTTACAATAGTTACTTTAAAAGTAAAACCTTCTTGTTGATTGATAACATGATATTTCACgtgtttaataattatatattttcagAGTAACTTTTAATCTTTCACTaataaggattttttttaagattaaagaTAATGCAAAGTTTACAATGTTATTGCAGAATATTTGATCtttcttattatattttcttagaaAAACCATACATACTGCTTATTTAATCgaatttgttaatttattttcttcaaaatgtttttttaattattatgaaGAATTTAGATTGGTGATGATAGGtgataatatttttgaatatataaattttaataatatttagtaataagTCAGATACTGTGTATTACATAAAAAGAGTAACATGTTATAAATTGATTAATTAGTTACTGTATTTATCTCCTTTATTATCAAAAACCAAGAAGATAAGATAAAAGATTAGCAatagatataataaaaaataatagcaaagaaaaatcatattaataaaaactcTTTGGCTTTATATAAAGTTAAAGTCACACACACTCTCATTCCCACACTTCTCCTCTTACTTTCTCTCTCAACGCTCTCTCTTCCCTCGCAATCACACAACTTCCACGTCACCCTCTCTCCGCCGCCACCCGCCTCCATGAACGGCGGTGGAGGTGACCTGCCACTGCCGCCGCAGCCCTCCAACGGCGGTGAGTTCCTCCTCTCTCTCATCCAACGTCCCCACCACTCCCACCCCCACCCGCGGCAACAGTCTCCAGCGATAGATCCCGCAGTTGCCGTCGTCGGTCCAACGATCCCCGTCGGCGCTCCGCAGTGGCCAATCGCCGGCGCCGATCACCCACACCCCCTCCCTCTCCCTCACCAATTTCCTCCTTGGTCCCATACTCTCTCTTCTCCGCTTTACCCTCCGAACTTTTTCGGGTTGCCCCATAACCCGTTTCCCCCTCCTCGGACCCACTTCCCCGTCACCCCGAACTCCGTCACTAATGGCGTCAACGTTAACGCTGGCCTCACCCACGATCTGCGAAAACTAGGGTTTCCCATAGAAGAAAAGAGCAACAAGGTCGATGGTTTCGTCCAGCAGCAAGAACTGAAGCTGCAGTTCGGGTCTTTGCCCACGGTTGCGTACTCTGCCTCTGAAGTTTCTCCCAATGTGGACTCGTTGCTCAATTTGAAGTTCAACAGAGGGTACAACGGGCTTGACAGGAACTTGCATGTCGATCACCCCACTTTAAATTCGAGTGGGAATGTGGTTCTTCAGGCTAATCATGATGTTGTGGACAGGGAAAGAAGAGGACTTGAGGGTTATACGGCTAGTGGGTCGTTGTCTCATGAGGCTAGTAGGGTTCCACCAGGGTTTGGGAACAGGAATAGAGGGAAGGGTTTGGAGGGTAGGAAAGATGGTAGGGTGGGGGGTGGTGAAATGGGTGGTGGAGGTAGGATTGAGAACTTGTATGGGAAGAGGGAAGGTGTGAGAATGGTGTCTGGTGAAAGGAGCAATGTTAGAGGCAATGTAGCTCGTGAAATGGGGCTTGTTGATCAGCTTGATCGCCCTGGGCCACCTGCTGGGAGTAACTTGCATTCCAGTGTAGTGAATGAGACTGGTGGAAGTGGCGCTCATGTTGATGTCCTTGGGGAGCAGTTGGCTGATTCATTGTTGGTAGAGGATGACTCTGATCCAAGGCAACGCCGCGCCACTCGAGAGAAGGTCCATAGTTATATTTGTTGATAATATTGCTGGTAGCTAACTAGTTATTTATTGTAAATCATTATTAAGTGCTAATTTTTAAACTGAATTCCATTAAGTACTTTGAGTATCCATTATTGTTGATAATACGTTTGTTTGGAAACCTAGATAGATTGTTTAGTTTTACAGTTCTCTACCAGTGATCAAATTGTGAGGTTCATCAGTCTTTTTTGGTAAATTATGATTGTTATTTACACTTGTAGCATTTATTATCAGGATGCTAGATCATCGGATTCAAGAGGGCAGCAGATCCTAAGCCAGCGAGCAAGAACGTACAAAAGGCAGATAGTTTGTCGAAGGGATATTGATGTTTTTAATGTTCCTTTCCTTGCAATATATGAGTCTCTAATACCCCCTGAAGAAGAAAAGCTGAAGCAAAAGCAATTAGTGGCATTATTGGAGAAATTAGTTAGCAAAGAATGGCCAGCAGCTAAGCTTTATCTCTATGGATCATGTGCTAATTCGTTTGGTGTTTCTAAAAGTGACATTGATGTTTGCCTTGCTATTGAGGAAGCAGACTTGGACAAAGCTAAGATTATAATGAAACTGGCGGATATTTTTCAATCAGATAATCTGCAGAATGTGCAGGTGAGAAAATTTCATGCTTTCTTTGCATTACCATTTTTATCTTGATGGTTTGCATTCATTGGCACATATAAAGAAATGTTCAATAACTTTTAAGAAAGCAGAGGTACTTAGAAGCTTACTAAGAAATTTCCATAAAGGAGATTTAATGACTTtgcttataaataaaaaaaaatagaaatttgcTATGGGGGTTTGTCCTTGAATTTTGtcttaaataataaagaaatagtTTGGGCAGACATTGTTAGGGCTTTTGATAGTTACTGTTCACAGAAAACTTCTCCATGGATAACATGAGCATGTACCACTTAATATCTTTACAAAGGTAATGAGAGAATATATGTCCAAAAAGCTCCTTAGTAGCTCTTGAAATTTTCAAGTTGTTGATCAATTGCAACTCTTGTTGTTGCATCTAAAACCATTCTATGAAATGTTTTGGATAAGTGATACTTAGTAGGACAAATTTTGATGTAATTAACTTAATTATAGGCTGCTGTATGGAGTGGCCTATGTAGTTGCAAATTCCAAATAATTTTCCACACATTTTTTATTCCCTTTTCTTGCTTTTGGAAAACTTGAGCAATTTGATCCTTAGCTCTATCTATCCATTGCTTCATAAATTTATGGCTTGGCTGGTTTTGCATAACCATCTATCTACAAGCCTCAGCATTTTTACTAGTTGGATCACATGAGCATGTACCACTTAATATCTTTACAAAGGTAATGAGAGAATATATGTCCAAAAAGCTCCTTAGTAGCTCTTGAAATTTTCAAGTTGTTGATCAATTGCAACTCTTGTTGTTGCATCTAAAACCATTCTATGAAATGTTTTGGATAAGTGATACTTAGTAGGACAAATTTTGATGTAATTAACTTACCTAGGATTGAGATTATAGGCTGCTGTATGGAGTGGCCTATGTAGTTGCAAATTCCAAATAATTTTCCACACATTTTTTATTCCCTTTTCTTGCTTTTGGAAAACTTGAGCAATTTGATCCTTAGCTCTATCTATCCATTGCTTCATAAATTTATGGCATGGCTGGTTTTGCATAACCATCTATCTACAAGCCTCAGCATTTTTACTAGTTGTATCACATAGATTGATCTCCAAAATGTACCATCACTCAACACTAGATTCATCACTTGCTTTAGCCTCAGTTTTAGTAGCATGTGCTCCAAAGTAAACATTGATCTAAGAGGGACTTCCTTATAAGATTAAATGGAAATGGATTACCATAAATGCAGTTATGCATTGATTGTCATTTGTTGGAGAGCATTCTTTCCTTTTGCCACTTCTTTTGTAACTTCTGCACAATCAGGgttgttcttgtttttttttttctcttttttttttttacttttcagcAGCTTGACAAATGTTTCCTTTACTTCATCTGGAACACTAGGACAAGGAGTAACTTTGTTCTAGGAAGATAATGCTTCATCCTCCCTATGCCACCCAACAAGCATGAGAACAATATTTACATTTTACTTCTAGTCTATTTGTAGGAAGGCTTTCACAATAGTTCCTAGTACTATCGGGCTCCCTTTTCTTATTTACCATTTTTATAAAGCAAGAGTCCAGCAGAAAACTACCCAGCCGTAGCACGGGTAAAACAAGGAAAGGGACTGGGGACTGGCAATAAGGGAGCACAATGAAGCAACACATGTTGTGGACGGGTAAAAGGAGCATTTCAGGGATCAGCAGCATTTAGAGTTTATTACCACAGCATCTCTAATCCGTTTTTTCTGTTTGATTTTTATTGGATGGAGAAAATGCAATGGTTAGAAGTGTTGTATGTAAATAAAGCATGATGGCCAATCTTTTTGAAACctagaaataaatttatgtaatcaTAAAGAAGGAAAAGGAAGTGGATTAATAAATTGGAATATTACACAAAATGAATGGTAACTGACTGACTCcatttttcttttgaagagTCTATTTGCTATTGGAAACATTGAAGTAATTAAATGGAAATGAAATTTTCTTGAGTCCTTAATTTGAGTTTGTTTGTAGGCATTGACGCGTGCACGGGTTCCAATAGTAAAGCTCATGGATCCAGTGACAGGAATCTCTTGTGACATATGCATTAACAATCTTCTAGCTGTTGTGAATACAAAGCTTCTTCAGGATTATGCACGCATAGATCCAAGGTTGCGGCAGCTAGCTTTCATTATTAAACATTGGGCTAAGTCAAGAAGAGTCAATGAAACTTACCATGGGACTTTGTCTAGCTATGCGTAAGTTAACCTCTGATGCTATTTctgttgaaaaatattttgcttTGTCTTCATTACCTAATTTGGCAAGGTACTATGCTAATATTTACAAAATCAAAGTAGACATGATCAAACAATTGAAGTTCATTTAAATGTGATGACTGGACAGTATTCCCTGAcataataatttgattttaatttcaGGTATGTTTTGATGTGCATTCATTATTTGCAAATGAGAAGACCTGCTATCCTTCCATGCTTGCAGGTGTGTACTTCAGTTTTCATTCTTGTATTCCTTTATGTCAGATATATTATTTAGCCTTTTAAGAATTCGAATGTCACTGTTTATGCTATTATGTTTCAGAAGcaacccttttgtttttatctgAACATAATTGTTTTGTGTTTCCATTTTCCACagaatgaaaaaattaatttaccaAGAGTTCTAGGTTTCTTTTCATTATCATTTTCCATACATTTAGCTGGAAAACCACTTCAAAATGTTGTGCTGTGGCAAAGTCTTGTAGTTGTTAATGGCAAATCACTTCTTACTGAGGAAACCACTTTAGCAATTGCGTGGCCAGTGaatggaataattttttttatcattaaacaCATTTAATGATTGAATACTATTTTCTCTACAGGAGATGGAGACAACGTATTCTGTGACTGTGGATGATATTCATTGTGCTTTCTTTGATAAAGTTGAAAAACTTAGTGATTTTGGTCGCCATAACAAGGAAACAATTGCTCAGCTTGTGCGGGGATTTTTCCATTATTGGGCATATTGTCATGATTATGCAAATACTGTTATATCTGTACGCACAGGAAGCATAATCAGGTATGAGAACTCGTTATCTCTAAATATTTGTCATACCCTTTTATGTTCCATTCCGTTGTTAACAAAATCATAGGAACTGGGTAATGCTTTGCTCATTTAAATCTGTTGTGCTGAGGTTATAATATTTCAAgagatgtttttattttattttatttaactgaATATATGATACTCTATTTTGGTGTAGCAAACGAGAGAAGGACTGGACTAGAAGGATTGGCAATGATCGGCATTTGATATGTATAGAGGATCCTTTTGAAACATCTCATGATCTAGGGCGAGTGGTTGATAAATATAGCATCAAAGTTCTGAGGGAAGAGTTTGAACGTGCTGCTGAAGTTATGCAGAATGATCCAAATCCATGTTTTAAACTTTTTGAGCCCTATGTTCCCAGTTGATCTACTGTTTTGTTTTGGATATAGATTTTATAGGTGAGGTAATGGACACTCAGCTTGTAAACCTTCTTTTACCACATCTCTCGTATATTAACCTAGTCTCATGTTTATAGGTGTATTTATTATTAGTTAGGCTTTTATATTTCATCCTCAATGTAAAGAACTTTTTGGCCATCTTAATCTTTTATTTCAAAGGCAAGAATTCAGTGTTACGTTCAACCTGCTTCCAACATCACAATGAAATTATTCTATCAATTTCTTGCTCTTCTGATCCCGGTTTAATTGTTATGACATGCATATTCTATCAATATTAATTCTACATACGTATTAATGGGGCTTTCAAGAGAACCCACTACCTACCAATCATTATCCCCAGAAAGCTTTCAATGAAAAATCACCCAATCTCCACAAACGCATGTGCATTGTAAAGTTTGTGAATATAAGAAAAGAAAGATGGAAAAGATTGTGAATATAATAATCCTATTAATAATTAGTATCATCACCATTGAGATACTTACACATCAGTGCTGGTTTTTTTATGCAAACAGTTTGAGTTTAAATTTATATACTTGTTTAAAGTTTGAACTCTATTCATgttttgatataaaaaaaatagaatacatTTAAAGTAGTTTTAGTTTAAATGTGAATAATATATCTTTGTTCAATTGACGTGAAATTAAATGCACATTATATTATTGTGAAATATCAATCCAATTCTTCTATCTAAACCAACTTTTTTGTAGATAAAAAGTCAAATAGAAAATGGCATAACAAAATTTAACCAAAGTATATACATTAACCTAATATTTGTCTTCTGAAAAGGAAGTAAAATTGGTGAAGAAACTAAATGACAGGAGTAATGAGAGGGTTATTGGAGAAAAAAGCTTCCAGATTGCGTCCCAGAAGTTGGCAAATAGCAACATAAGACTCTAAGGTGGAAC harbors:
- the LOC137818311 gene encoding UTP:RNA uridylyltransferase 1, giving the protein MNGGGGDLPLPPQPSNGGEFLLSLIQRPHHSHPHPRQQSPAIDPAVAVVGPTIPVGAPQWPIAGADHPHPLPLPHQFPPWSHTLSSPLYPPNFFGLPHNPFPPPRTHFPVTPNSVTNGVNVNAGLTHDLRKLGFPIEEKSNKVDGFVQQQELKLQFGSLPTVAYSASEVSPNVDSLLNLKFNRGYNGLDRNLHVDHPTLNSSGNVVLQANHDVVDRERRGLEGYTASGSLSHEASRVPPGFGNRNRGKGLEGRKDGRVGGGEMGGGGRIENLYGKREGVRMVSGERSNVRGNVAREMGLVDQLDRPGPPAGSNLHSSVVNETGGSGAHVDVLGEQLADSLLVEDDSDPRQRRATREKDARSSDSRGQQILSQRARTYKRQIVCRRDIDVFNVPFLAIYESLIPPEEEKLKQKQLVALLEKLVSKEWPAAKLYLYGSCANSFGVSKSDIDVCLAIEEADLDKAKIIMKLADIFQSDNLQNVQALTRARVPIVKLMDPVTGISCDICINNLLAVVNTKLLQDYARIDPRLRQLAFIIKHWAKSRRVNETYHGTLSSYAYVLMCIHYLQMRRPAILPCLQEMETTYSVTVDDIHCAFFDKVEKLSDFGRHNKETIAQLVRGFFHYWAYCHDYANTVISVRTGSIISKREKDWTRRIGNDRHLICIEDPFETSHDLGRVVDKYSIKVLREEFERAAEVMQNDPNPCFKLFEPYVPS